A window of Hymenobacter aerilatus contains these coding sequences:
- a CDS encoding metallophosphoesterase family protein — MTIAFFSDVHGNLPALEAVLADIDQRRPDMVFCLGDLVGYAPWPNEVVNEVRRRGIPTLAGNYDQGIGLASNNCGCAYKTDTDKDLGAQSIAYTNRVIGEAERRYLRLLPKHMRLDFQEEPCTLSLLMVHGSPRKINEYLFEDRPEASFQRMLQDAQADVLLFGHTHKPYHRTLAYEHEGETRYRYALNIGSVGKPKDGDPRAAYQLLHLDEQTTLTDPTRVRSELVRVAYDVEKAARAVEASPLPNEYADMLRKAY; from the coding sequence ATGACCATTGCCTTTTTCTCCGACGTGCATGGCAACCTGCCGGCGCTGGAAGCCGTGCTGGCCGATATAGACCAGCGCCGTCCGGATATGGTTTTCTGTCTCGGCGACCTAGTAGGCTACGCGCCTTGGCCCAACGAGGTAGTGAACGAGGTGCGTCGCCGCGGCATTCCTACCCTGGCCGGCAACTACGACCAGGGCATTGGGCTGGCGAGCAACAATTGCGGCTGCGCCTACAAAACCGACACTGACAAGGACTTGGGCGCCCAAAGTATTGCCTACACCAACCGCGTGATAGGTGAAGCGGAGCGGCGCTACCTGCGCCTGTTGCCCAAGCACATGCGCCTCGACTTTCAGGAGGAACCCTGCACACTGAGTCTACTAATGGTGCATGGCTCGCCGCGCAAAATCAATGAGTATCTGTTTGAAGACCGGCCCGAAGCCAGCTTCCAGCGGATGCTGCAAGACGCGCAAGCCGACGTGCTGCTCTTCGGTCACACTCATAAGCCCTACCACCGCACCTTGGCCTACGAGCACGAGGGCGAAACCCGCTACCGCTATGCCCTGAACATCGGCTCGGTGGGCAAGCCCAAAGACGGCGACCCGCGCGCCGCCTACCAGCTCCTGCACCTGGATGAGCAGACTACGCTGACGGACCCTACCCGTGTACGCTCGGAGTTGGTGCGGGTAGCATACGACGTAGAGAAAGCCGCACGGGCCGTAGAGGCCTCGCCGCTGCCCAACGAGTACGCCGATATGTTGCGCAAGGCATACTAA
- a CDS encoding alpha-L-fucosidase, with protein sequence MPFTSYAPYLLLAGLATATRAGAQPTYQPTWASLDQRPMPQWFTEAKFGIFIHWGVYSVPAYRPVSPRPYETYAEWYGADVYGNAALRESFHNKNYGPTFTYRDFGPLFRAELFDPARWADLFVRAGARYVVLTSKHHDGYSLWPTTAPYKQQWNSAAVGPKRDLVGGLAQAVRARGLKMGLYYSLMEWESTPTTSRPGGYYLPPADIAKHQIPDAQYVEQNSLWQLKELVTRYQPAVLFADGEWDRPAEYWKSREFLAWLYNNAPNKAEVVVNDRWGRGTRSQHGGYYTSEYASDNDKVGAHHPWEESRGMGQSYGFNRAENIDDYLSSAQLVHQLIDIVSRGGNLLLNIGPAADGTIPVLMQERLVDIGNWLAINGEAIYGTTPWAPGLTQGEKTRTLYYTAKGNDLYVLATAWPTAPFAVAGVRPTRKPPHVTLLGSPAPVKCTTKGGQLIIQPPALSPAQIPSPLAYVFKVSGGAALSAAGR encoded by the coding sequence ATGCCGTTCACCTCTTACGCGCCCTACCTACTGCTGGCGGGATTGGCCACCGCAACGCGGGCAGGAGCCCAGCCTACGTATCAGCCTACTTGGGCTTCGCTGGACCAGCGCCCGATGCCGCAGTGGTTTACGGAGGCGAAGTTTGGCATTTTCATTCACTGGGGCGTGTACTCGGTGCCGGCCTACCGTCCTGTGAGCCCTCGCCCCTATGAAACTTACGCCGAGTGGTATGGGGCCGACGTGTACGGCAATGCGGCGCTGCGTGAGAGTTTCCACAACAAAAACTACGGCCCTACCTTCACCTACCGCGACTTTGGGCCGCTGTTTCGGGCGGAGCTGTTCGACCCCGCTCGTTGGGCCGATTTGTTTGTGCGCGCCGGTGCCCGCTACGTGGTGCTCACCTCGAAGCATCACGATGGCTACTCCTTGTGGCCCACCACTGCCCCTTACAAGCAACAGTGGAACAGCGCCGCCGTGGGGCCAAAGCGCGATTTGGTAGGCGGCCTGGCCCAGGCCGTGCGCGCCCGCGGCCTGAAAATGGGCCTGTACTACTCCCTGATGGAGTGGGAAAGCACCCCTACTACCAGTCGGCCCGGTGGCTACTACCTCCCCCCGGCCGACATTGCAAAGCACCAGATACCCGATGCGCAGTACGTAGAGCAGAACTCCCTATGGCAGCTCAAGGAGCTGGTGACTCGCTACCAGCCGGCCGTGCTCTTTGCCGACGGTGAATGGGACCGGCCCGCCGAGTACTGGAAAAGCCGCGAGTTTCTGGCGTGGCTCTACAACAATGCCCCCAACAAGGCAGAAGTGGTTGTGAACGACCGGTGGGGCCGCGGCACCCGCAGCCAGCATGGCGGCTACTATACCAGCGAGTATGCCAGCGACAACGACAAGGTAGGCGCCCATCATCCCTGGGAAGAAAGCCGCGGCATGGGCCAGTCGTACGGCTTCAACCGCGCCGAAAACATCGACGATTATCTTTCCTCAGCTCAACTTGTGCACCAGCTCATTGACATTGTGAGCCGAGGCGGCAACCTGCTGCTCAACATTGGGCCGGCGGCCGATGGCACCATTCCAGTGCTGATGCAGGAGCGGTTGGTGGATATAGGCAACTGGCTGGCCATCAACGGCGAGGCCATTTATGGCACGACCCCCTGGGCGCCGGGCCTTACGCAAGGCGAGAAAACCAGAACGTTGTACTACACTGCCAAAGGCAACGACCTGTACGTGCTAGCCACAGCCTGGCCTACGGCGCCTTTTGCGGTGGCGGGTGTGCGCCCTACCCGCAAGCCGCCTCATGTGACGCTGCTGGGCAGCCCGGCACCAGTGAAATGCACCACCAAAGGTGGACAGCTTATTATTCAGCCGCCCGCCCTGAGCCCGGCGCAGATACCTTCCCCGCTGGCATACGTATTTAAAGTCAGCGGTGGGGCTGCGCTATCAGCCGCCGGCCGCTGA
- a CDS encoding ArsR/SmtB family transcription factor, producing the protein MSRIFTSYFAPLLMTYAKTAAFTQEQQLLARVAKALAHPARVAIIQFLASKKTCISGDIAAELPLSRTTVSQHLQELKALDLIRGEIDGLTICYCLNTELLQQVQQQFAAFFDEATRGGAVCGPDDACAC; encoded by the coding sequence ATGAGTCGTATATTTACGTCATACTTCGCACCTCTGCTGATGACGTACGCCAAAACCGCCGCATTCACCCAAGAGCAACAGCTACTCGCCCGCGTAGCCAAGGCGCTGGCTCACCCGGCGCGGGTAGCTATTATTCAGTTTTTGGCTAGTAAGAAAACTTGTATTTCGGGCGATATCGCGGCCGAGCTGCCGCTTTCGCGCACCACAGTATCACAGCACCTGCAAGAGCTGAAAGCGCTGGACCTGATTCGCGGCGAAATCGACGGCCTCACGATTTGCTACTGCCTCAATACGGAGTTGCTCCAGCAGGTACAACAGCAGTTTGCGGCCTTTTTCGACGAGGCTACTCGCGGCGGTGCGGTCTGCGGGCCAGACGACGCCTGCGCGTGCTAG
- a CDS encoding DNA/RNA non-specific endonuclease, translated as MMFLPSCTTLSFRRALRFLLLTGLAGASACTDAPDPTAPTRDDNLALGNPSGATADEKQPTNYLLSKPQYALSYHRDRGIPNWVSWHLSGAWLGSAPRQDDFRTDAALPRGWYQVTTSSYTGSGFDRGHNCPSADRTRTSDDNSATFLMTNIMPQAPTNNQRTWVGLENYCRTLVDQGNELYIICGSYGRGGTGSNGYATTIDDGRVTVPARCWKVVVVLPVGTDDARRVSADTRIIAINTPNRNDLNPDWATYRTSVDAIEQATGLDLLSAISTAVQATIEARVDDGPTQ; from the coding sequence ATGATGTTCCTACCCTCCTGCACTACTCTTTCTTTTCGCCGGGCACTGCGCTTTCTGTTATTAACCGGCTTAGCGGGCGCCAGCGCCTGCACCGATGCGCCGGACCCCACCGCCCCTACCCGCGACGACAACCTGGCCTTGGGCAACCCCAGCGGCGCCACGGCCGATGAGAAGCAGCCCACCAATTACCTGCTCAGCAAGCCCCAATACGCGCTTAGCTACCACCGCGACCGGGGCATTCCGAACTGGGTATCGTGGCACCTGAGTGGCGCTTGGCTGGGCTCGGCGCCGCGCCAAGACGACTTCCGGACGGATGCGGCCCTACCCCGCGGCTGGTACCAGGTCACGACCAGCAGCTACACCGGCTCGGGCTTCGACCGAGGCCACAACTGCCCCTCCGCCGACCGCACCCGCACCTCAGACGACAACTCGGCTACCTTCCTGATGACCAACATCATGCCCCAGGCGCCTACCAATAACCAGCGCACGTGGGTAGGGCTGGAAAACTATTGCCGCACGCTGGTGGACCAGGGCAATGAGCTGTACATCATCTGCGGCAGCTACGGCCGGGGCGGCACTGGCAGCAACGGCTACGCCACCACCATCGACGACGGCCGCGTGACGGTGCCCGCCCGCTGCTGGAAGGTAGTGGTGGTATTGCCGGTAGGCACCGACGACGCCCGGCGCGTCTCGGCCGACACCCGCATTATTGCCATCAACACGCCCAACCGAAATGACCTGAACCCGGACTGGGCCACCTACCGCACCTCTGTCGACGCCATTGAACAGGCCACGGGGCTGGACCTGCTCTCCGCCATTTCCACCGCCGTGCAAGCCACTATAGAAGCGCGGGTAGACGATGGACCGACGCAGTAA
- a CDS encoding response regulator transcription factor codes for MKILLIEDEVSLASFIRKGIESENYELEVAYDGLMGQRLFDQQPYDVVILDVNLPHINGFELCRYIKQHSPRQAVLMLTALDSMQDKESGFGVGADDYLVKPFVFRELLLRIRALARRSVSYAGQHALLQVADLEMDVDARIVRRAGQRIELTTREYALLEFLMVNKGKTVSRVEIAEKVWDLHFDTNTNVIDVYINYLRKKIDKNFGQKLLHTVVGMGYLMQG; via the coding sequence TTGAAAATTCTCCTCATCGAAGATGAAGTAAGTCTGGCCTCGTTTATCCGAAAGGGCATCGAAAGCGAAAACTACGAGCTGGAAGTGGCCTACGATGGCCTGATGGGCCAGCGCCTGTTCGACCAGCAGCCCTACGACGTGGTGATTCTGGACGTGAACCTGCCGCACATCAACGGCTTCGAGCTGTGCCGATACATCAAGCAACACTCGCCGCGCCAGGCCGTGCTCATGCTCACGGCCCTGGATAGCATGCAGGACAAGGAAAGCGGTTTTGGAGTAGGCGCCGACGACTACCTCGTGAAGCCCTTCGTGTTTCGGGAGCTGCTGCTGCGCATTCGGGCGCTGGCCCGCCGTAGCGTTTCCTACGCCGGCCAGCACGCTCTGCTGCAGGTAGCCGATCTGGAAATGGACGTGGACGCCCGCATTGTGCGCCGGGCCGGGCAGCGCATCGAGCTGACCACCCGCGAGTATGCCTTGCTGGAGTTTCTGATGGTGAACAAGGGCAAAACCGTGAGCCGGGTGGAAATTGCCGAGAAAGTTTGGGACCTGCACTTCGACACCAATACCAACGTGATTGATGTGTACATCAACTACTTGCGCAAGAAAATCGACAAGAACTTTGGGCAGAAGCTGCTGCACACGGTGGTAGGCATGGGCTATTTGATGCAGGGCTGA
- a CDS encoding TolC family protein: protein MADRRLLVLLVVGLLSIAAIRPAVAQTVPSSPLTLTQALELARTNYPALRARQASVDAAAADVRTNRANFLPQITAQAQVAHGTSNQVRGAVLPGGALGVTGVRPDFNSQTTWTSQGGLVVEWPVLTFGRYRATLERANAATNQAQADYEQELFAHQVRVADAFMLALVAQKSVELQRANLKRTQSLRRVIRAGAMSGIRPGIDSSTTNAENSRAQLQFLTSQQQALQQRVQLASLLGTPTQAIQLDSMEFYTKLPNIAPAVYSDTMHLPPILRAAQQRVRASEAQNNLLLMNKRPTLSLVGATWGRGSGIGNRTGTDGTYPIDPSLGAGLPFKAYNYVVGGALSWNITELWRTKYATTAQQKRVTQAQAEYNQQVLLLQTERQNAVLQLEIADQAAQEAPRQLDAARRAYVQAKARYDAGLDNLVVLTQAALTLNRAETDQALAVNNLWRALLLRAATNGDLHVLLEQL from the coding sequence ATGGCTGACCGCCGCCTGCTGGTGCTGCTAGTAGTGGGCCTGCTGAGTATAGCCGCCATCAGGCCCGCCGTGGCGCAGACTGTGCCCTCGTCGCCGCTCACGCTCACGCAAGCGCTGGAGCTGGCCCGCACCAACTACCCAGCGCTGCGGGCACGGCAGGCTTCTGTGGATGCCGCCGCCGCCGATGTGCGGACGAACCGCGCCAACTTCCTACCCCAGATTACGGCCCAGGCGCAGGTTGCCCACGGCACCTCCAATCAGGTGCGCGGCGCGGTGCTGCCGGGTGGCGCCCTTGGTGTTACCGGGGTGCGGCCCGACTTTAACAGCCAAACCACCTGGACCAGCCAAGGCGGCTTGGTGGTGGAGTGGCCGGTGCTCACCTTCGGGCGCTACCGCGCTACCCTGGAGCGGGCCAACGCCGCCACCAACCAAGCTCAGGCCGACTACGAGCAGGAGCTGTTTGCGCACCAGGTGCGCGTGGCCGATGCCTTTATGCTGGCCTTGGTGGCACAAAAATCGGTGGAATTGCAGCGGGCCAATCTGAAACGCACGCAGTCGTTGCGGCGGGTTATCCGGGCCGGCGCTATGTCGGGCATCCGGCCGGGCATCGACAGCTCCACTACGAATGCCGAAAACTCGCGGGCGCAGTTGCAGTTTCTGACCAGCCAGCAGCAGGCTTTGCAGCAGCGCGTGCAGCTGGCCAGCCTACTGGGCACGCCCACGCAGGCCATTCAGCTCGACTCGATGGAGTTTTACACCAAGCTGCCCAACATTGCTCCGGCCGTGTACTCCGACACCATGCACCTGCCGCCTATTTTGCGGGCAGCACAGCAGCGCGTGCGGGCCAGCGAAGCCCAGAACAACCTGCTGCTCATGAACAAGCGCCCCACCCTGTCGCTGGTGGGGGCCACGTGGGGGCGCGGCTCGGGCATCGGCAACCGCACCGGCACCGATGGCACCTACCCCATCGACCCGTCGTTGGGTGCTGGCCTACCCTTCAAGGCGTATAACTACGTGGTGGGTGGTGCTTTGTCGTGGAACATTACGGAGCTGTGGCGCACCAAGTACGCCACTACGGCCCAGCAAAAGCGCGTGACCCAGGCGCAAGCCGAGTACAACCAGCAAGTGCTGCTGCTGCAAACCGAACGGCAAAACGCAGTGCTGCAACTGGAAATTGCTGACCAAGCCGCCCAGGAAGCCCCGCGCCAGCTTGATGCGGCCCGCCGCGCCTACGTGCAGGCCAAAGCTCGCTACGACGCCGGCCTCGACAATCTGGTGGTGCTCACCCAAGCTGCCCTTACCCTCAACCGCGCCGAAACCGACCAGGCCCTGGCCGTGAACAACCTTTGGCGCGCCCTGCTCCTGCGCGCCGCCACCAACGGCGACCTGCACGTGCTGCTGGAGCAGCTGTGA
- a CDS encoding efflux RND transporter permease subunit — protein sequence MIKAALSKPIAVIVALLGILVFAGLALGRIPIDIFPRLNLPTIYIAQPYGGMTPAQMEGFISTRYQNQMLYVSGIKDVEVKNIQGLCLIKCTFYEDTNMAQAAGEVASQVNRVVNYLPPGSVPPTVVRFDASSLPVGQLVFSSRSATLGQMQDLASTRIRPLFSQIPGASAPSPFGGNERTIVIRVNPERMKSYELTPDEIVEAVVKNNRISPAGSVGIGDYMIMTPSNSVMEKVGDFLDVPLRQGVGPTVFIRDIATVEDATDVPVGYALINGKRSVYIPVTKSADASTMSVVNDLKAKLPEMQSLLPDNIRLSYEFDQSIYVEQAVHSLLVEGGIGALLTGLVVLLFLGDFRSSIIVILTIPFSLLAAVLMLQLTGQTINIMTLSGLALAIGILVDQGTVVIENIHQHLEMGKPKARAILDASKEVSFPLLLITLSILAVFAPAFLMTGVPRGMFIPLSLSVGFSIIVSYLLSQVFVPVVANWWLKDHPHEDAPEHAPGKPAEAPNPAHHDAGQPEKVTGFERVKVRYLRLLDGLLAHRALTLTIYAVACVALIGWGFMSIGQDMMPQITHSRQFQMRILAPQGMRIERTEQRTKEVIQLIEQIVGPGNIAISSAFVGMTPSSYGTSALYVFNSGPNEAVLQVSLAENYEVESMDALKEQIRAAVKKHLLDVSITFEPISLTDKIMSQGAQTPIEILVGGKDLGEGEQYAEKLVRRLKKIPALRDVRINQPLSYPTMQVEIDRERAAQFGLTPDQIARSLVAATSSSRFTAKNLWLDRSKGFAYQVQVQMEAQQMRSKADMQNIPLVPGQLRPTLADVATLRPATQPGQYDRIGPRRIVTVSANINQQDLGTATRAVQAAINDVGDPPKGSVVELRGLSQLLQETMGSLQTGLGLAVVVIFLLLAANYQSFKVAGVVLVTVPAVLAGALMLLLGTGQTLNLQSYMGLIMSVGVSVANAVLVVTNAEGLRLRYRDAVSAARDAGAARLRPILMTSIAMVFGMIPMASGLGDAGEQTAPLGRAVIGGLLASTVAALFILPIAFAAVQRKTSFDSVSLDPDDPDSTTYDAAEAKADAPASRPALAEPVHA from the coding sequence ATGATAAAAGCTGCCTTATCCAAACCAATTGCCGTGATAGTGGCGCTGCTGGGCATCCTCGTGTTTGCGGGGCTGGCCCTGGGGCGCATCCCGATTGATATTTTCCCGCGTCTCAACCTGCCGACCATCTACATTGCGCAGCCTTATGGGGGCATGACGCCTGCCCAGATGGAGGGTTTTATCTCGACGCGCTACCAGAACCAGATGCTGTACGTGTCGGGCATCAAGGACGTGGAGGTGAAGAACATTCAAGGGTTGTGCCTGATTAAGTGCACGTTCTACGAAGACACCAACATGGCTCAGGCCGCCGGCGAGGTAGCCAGCCAGGTAAACCGCGTGGTGAACTACCTACCGCCCGGCTCGGTACCGCCTACCGTGGTACGCTTCGACGCGTCGAGCCTGCCGGTGGGGCAACTGGTGTTTAGTAGCCGCTCGGCCACGTTGGGGCAAATGCAGGATTTAGCCTCTACGCGCATCCGGCCGCTGTTTTCGCAGATTCCAGGAGCCTCGGCGCCGTCGCCGTTTGGCGGCAACGAGCGCACCATCGTGATTCGGGTGAACCCCGAGCGCATGAAAAGCTACGAGCTGACGCCCGACGAGATTGTGGAGGCCGTGGTGAAAAACAACCGGATTTCGCCGGCTGGCTCGGTGGGTATCGGCGATTACATGATTATGACGCCCAGCAACTCGGTGATGGAAAAGGTAGGCGACTTCCTCGACGTGCCGCTGCGGCAAGGGGTAGGCCCCACGGTGTTCATCCGCGACATTGCCACGGTGGAAGACGCCACCGACGTGCCCGTGGGCTATGCCCTCATCAACGGCAAACGCTCGGTGTACATCCCCGTTACCAAATCGGCCGATGCTTCTACCATGAGCGTGGTAAACGATCTGAAAGCCAAGCTGCCGGAGATGCAAAGCCTGCTGCCCGACAACATCCGCCTGAGCTACGAGTTCGACCAGTCCATTTACGTGGAGCAGGCCGTGCACAGCCTATTGGTGGAAGGCGGCATCGGGGCGCTGCTCACCGGCTTGGTGGTGCTGCTATTCCTTGGCGACTTCCGCAGCTCCATCATCGTCATTCTGACCATTCCGTTTTCGCTGTTGGCGGCCGTGCTCATGCTTCAGCTCACGGGTCAGACTATTAACATCATGACCCTGAGTGGGTTGGCGCTAGCCATTGGTATCTTGGTTGACCAGGGAACGGTGGTGATTGAGAATATTCACCAGCACCTGGAGATGGGCAAGCCCAAGGCACGGGCAATTCTGGATGCGTCGAAGGAAGTATCGTTTCCGTTGCTGCTCATCACGCTCAGCATCCTGGCCGTGTTTGCGCCCGCCTTTTTGATGACGGGTGTGCCGCGCGGCATGTTCATCCCGCTGTCGCTGTCGGTAGGCTTTTCCATTATCGTGTCCTACCTCTTGTCGCAGGTGTTTGTGCCGGTGGTGGCCAACTGGTGGCTGAAAGACCACCCGCACGAGGATGCTCCTGAGCATGCCCCCGGCAAACCAGCCGAAGCGCCCAACCCGGCGCACCACGATGCCGGCCAGCCCGAGAAAGTAACCGGTTTCGAACGAGTGAAAGTGCGCTACCTGCGCCTGCTCGACGGCCTGCTGGCCCATCGTGCCCTTACCCTGACGATTTACGCAGTGGCCTGCGTGGCCCTCATCGGCTGGGGCTTCATGTCGATTGGTCAGGACATGATGCCTCAGATCACGCACTCGCGGCAATTTCAAATGCGTATTCTGGCGCCTCAGGGCATGCGCATTGAGCGCACCGAGCAGCGCACGAAGGAAGTAATTCAGCTGATTGAGCAGATCGTAGGCCCCGGAAATATCGCCATCAGCTCGGCTTTCGTGGGCATGACGCCTTCCAGCTACGGCACTAGTGCCCTGTACGTGTTCAACTCCGGTCCTAACGAGGCTGTTTTGCAGGTGAGCCTGGCCGAGAACTACGAGGTGGAGTCGATGGACGCCCTGAAAGAGCAGATCCGGGCCGCCGTAAAAAAGCACTTGCTCGACGTTTCTATTACGTTTGAGCCCATCAGCCTCACCGACAAAATCATGAGCCAGGGCGCCCAAACGCCCATTGAGATTCTGGTGGGGGGCAAAGACCTAGGCGAGGGCGAGCAGTACGCCGAAAAGCTGGTGCGCCGCCTGAAGAAGATACCCGCCCTGCGCGACGTCCGCATCAACCAGCCCCTGAGCTACCCTACCATGCAGGTAGAGATTGACCGGGAACGGGCAGCGCAGTTCGGCCTCACTCCCGATCAGATTGCCCGCTCGCTGGTGGCCGCTACCTCCAGTAGCCGCTTCACAGCCAAAAACCTGTGGCTTGACCGCAGCAAGGGCTTTGCCTACCAGGTGCAGGTGCAGATGGAAGCGCAACAGATGCGCTCCAAGGCTGACATGCAGAACATTCCGCTGGTACCCGGCCAGCTGCGCCCTACCCTGGCCGACGTGGCCACGCTGCGCCCCGCCACTCAGCCCGGCCAATACGACCGCATTGGCCCGCGCCGCATCGTGACGGTATCAGCCAACATAAACCAGCAGGACCTGGGCACGGCCACCCGCGCCGTGCAGGCGGCCATCAACGACGTGGGCGACCCACCCAAGGGCTCGGTGGTGGAGCTGCGCGGCCTCTCGCAACTGCTTCAGGAAACCATGGGTAGCCTGCAAACTGGTCTTGGTTTGGCTGTGGTGGTGATTTTCCTGCTGCTGGCAGCTAACTACCAGTCGTTTAAAGTGGCGGGGGTAGTGCTCGTGACGGTACCGGCTGTGCTGGCCGGGGCGCTCATGCTGCTGCTGGGTACGGGTCAGACCCTGAATCTGCAATCGTATATGGGTCTGATTATGTCGGTGGGTGTGTCGGTGGCGAATGCGGTACTGGTGGTTACCAATGCCGAGGGCCTGCGCCTGCGCTACCGCGATGCCGTATCGGCCGCCCGCGACGCCGGCGCTGCCCGCCTGCGGCCCATCCTCATGACCTCCATTGCCATGGTGTTCGGTATGATTCCGATGGCTTCGGGGCTGGGTGACGCGGGCGAGCAAACCGCGCCGCTGGGCCGCGCCGTGATTGGCGGCCTGCTGGCCTCTACTGTAGCGGCTCTGTTCATTCTGCCCATAGCCTTTGCCGCCGTGCAGCGCAAGACGTCCTTCGATTCTGTCTCGCTCGACCCAGACGACCCGGACAGCACCACCTATGATGCCGCCGAAGCCAAAGCCGACGCCCCTGCGTCGCGCCCGGCGCTGGCCGAGCCCGTGCACGCCTAG
- a CDS encoding DUF6428 family protein: protein MKISEIKQALAEVEAVNFRLPSGEYLPAHFHVTEVGLVSKHFIDCGGVERRETVANFQLWEAGDYDHRLAPQKFLHILEVSQRILGTEDLAIEVEYQQATIGKFGLTREGNDFVLTPKQTACLAQDACGIPDAQPFALPQLQMAGAACTPGGGCC from the coding sequence ATGAAAATCTCTGAAATCAAACAGGCCCTCGCCGAAGTAGAAGCTGTCAATTTTCGCCTGCCCTCGGGCGAATACTTGCCCGCGCATTTCCACGTGACGGAAGTGGGCCTGGTCAGCAAGCATTTCATCGACTGTGGCGGCGTGGAGCGCCGCGAAACCGTGGCCAACTTCCAGCTCTGGGAGGCCGGCGACTACGACCACCGGCTGGCCCCGCAGAAGTTTCTACACATCCTGGAGGTATCGCAGCGCATTCTGGGCACCGAGGACCTTGCTATTGAGGTGGAGTACCAGCAGGCAACCATCGGCAAGTTTGGGCTGACGCGGGAGGGAAATGACTTTGTGCTAACGCCTAAGCAAACTGCCTGCCTAGCGCAGGATGCCTGCGGTATTCCCGACGCCCAGCCGTTTGCCCTACCCCAGTTGCAGATGGCGGGCGCTGCCTGCACGCCGGGCGGCGGGTGCTGCTAA
- a CDS encoding sensor histidine kinase yields MAARLQIKHKLLLWFSGLVGLILLAFSVYVYLSYVDFRQESFTARLTRKAYVVEQVLGDTTMSNILASLPEQAEYLYAPDNTPLYHSLHGQDFHATPSFLARVREKKEHAFSFHSPGHRYPKDGVAIMYRKPGAPGEYVAIVTAYDSNGYTRQYSLLNSLLYGNLMAVVVVAGLGLLFASRALAPFNFLIRQLRAPGSQASGFRLRASTPHDEVGVLATAFNDLLTRQEALAASQQAFIAQASHELRTPLTTIKGWLETSLDYDTDVPSLKESISHAAQELDKLTELTNGLLHLARLGGLAPTLDRQPLEVMDILLDVIDTVQHQRPQQRLSLAVSEGVERQHTPPTVLGNRHLLRTALGNLVDNACKYSAEQPVALHLEMNTDQGIRLCIEDQGIGISPTDLQHIFQPLIRGSNVERIGGFGIGLTLAHEILQLHQGVLRLLPRPGGGTIAEVSLPLLKG; encoded by the coding sequence ATGGCGGCGCGGCTTCAGATCAAACACAAGCTGCTGCTGTGGTTCAGCGGCCTGGTGGGCCTGATTCTGCTGGCCTTCTCCGTCTACGTGTACCTGAGCTATGTTGACTTTCGGCAGGAGTCGTTCACAGCCCGCCTCACGCGCAAGGCCTATGTGGTAGAGCAGGTGCTCGGCGACACGACCATGAGCAATATCCTGGCTTCCCTACCCGAACAGGCCGAGTACCTGTATGCCCCCGACAACACGCCGCTCTACCATAGCCTGCACGGCCAGGACTTCCACGCTACCCCGTCGTTTCTGGCGCGGGTGCGGGAGAAAAAAGAACATGCTTTTTCGTTTCATAGCCCCGGCCACCGCTACCCCAAGGATGGTGTGGCCATTATGTACCGCAAACCCGGCGCGCCCGGCGAGTATGTAGCCATCGTGACGGCCTACGACAGTAACGGCTACACCCGCCAGTATAGCTTGCTGAACTCGCTGCTCTACGGCAACTTGATGGCCGTGGTAGTGGTGGCCGGGCTGGGGTTGCTCTTTGCCAGCCGGGCGCTGGCCCCGTTCAATTTTCTGATTCGGCAGTTGCGGGCGCCGGGCTCCCAGGCGTCCGGCTTTCGTCTGCGGGCCTCCACCCCCCACGATGAGGTAGGCGTGCTGGCCACGGCCTTCAACGACCTACTCACGCGGCAGGAAGCTCTGGCGGCCAGTCAGCAAGCCTTCATTGCGCAGGCCTCGCACGAGCTCCGCACGCCCCTCACCACCATCAAAGGCTGGCTGGAAACCTCCCTGGACTACGATACCGACGTGCCTAGCCTGAAAGAAAGCATCAGCCACGCGGCCCAGGAGCTGGACAAGCTCACGGAGCTGACCAACGGCCTGCTGCACCTGGCCCGCCTTGGCGGCCTGGCCCCTACCCTGGATCGGCAGCCGCTGGAGGTGATGGACATTTTGCTGGATGTGATTGATACTGTGCAGCACCAGCGCCCCCAGCAGCGTCTGTCGCTGGCCGTGAGCGAGGGCGTGGAGCGGCAGCACACGCCGCCCACCGTGCTCGGCAACCGCCACCTGCTGCGCACGGCGCTGGGAAACCTGGTAGACAATGCCTGCAAGTATTCAGCGGAGCAGCCCGTGGCCTTGCACTTGGAGATGAACACCGACCAGGGTATACGACTTTGCATTGAGGACCAAGGCATTGGCATTTCACCCACCGACCTACAACACATTTTTCAGCCCCTGATTCGGGGGAGCAACGTGGAGCGCATTGGCGGTTTTGGCATCGGCCTGACGCTAGCGCACGAGATTTTGCAGCTGCACCAAGGCGTGCTGCGGCTACTACCCCGGCCGGGTGGCGGCACCATTGCTGAGGTCAGCTTACCTCTACTGAAAGGGTAG